From Microbacterium invictum, the proteins below share one genomic window:
- the mutM gene encoding bifunctional DNA-formamidopyrimidine glycosylase/DNA-(apurinic or apyrimidinic site) lyase: MPELPEVEVVRAGLAPAVTGATIVGVTVLDERALTRHDGDGAHFEAALTGRAVRAAARRGKFLWLPLDDPSQVDAGGVDDGAGTRALVAHLGMSGQMLLRASGAPPERHERVRLDIEHPEHGELAVVFADQRTFGSLAVDHLVATPDGAPGGHGLTAASVPRQVTHIARDPLDPAFDDGVFVLRVRRTASAVKRVLLDQTAVSGIGNIYADEALWAARIHPETPGAALSGRAVRRLLAEVRAVLDKALAEGGTSFDAQYVNVNGEAGYFAHSLHAYGRTGQPCPRCGRPIVRVSFTNRSSHYCAHCQRRSRATPS, from the coding sequence GTGCCTGAACTGCCCGAAGTCGAAGTCGTCCGCGCCGGCCTCGCTCCCGCCGTCACCGGCGCCACGATCGTCGGCGTCACCGTGCTCGACGAACGCGCGCTCACCCGGCACGACGGCGACGGCGCTCATTTCGAAGCCGCGCTCACCGGGCGCGCGGTCCGCGCCGCCGCGCGTCGCGGGAAGTTCCTGTGGCTGCCGCTGGATGATCCTTCTCAGGTGGATGCCGGGGGAGTGGATGACGGTGCCGGCACGCGTGCGCTGGTCGCGCACCTCGGGATGAGCGGTCAGATGCTGCTGCGCGCCTCTGGCGCACCGCCGGAACGGCACGAACGTGTGCGCCTCGACATCGAGCATCCGGAGCATGGCGAACTGGCCGTCGTGTTCGCCGACCAGCGCACCTTCGGCTCGCTGGCCGTCGACCACCTCGTCGCAACACCTGACGGTGCACCGGGCGGTCATGGCCTGACCGCGGCATCCGTCCCCCGCCAGGTCACGCACATTGCACGTGACCCGCTGGATCCCGCGTTCGACGACGGCGTATTCGTCCTGCGCGTGCGGCGGACCGCATCGGCCGTCAAGCGCGTGCTGCTGGACCAGACCGCCGTGAGCGGCATCGGCAACATCTATGCCGATGAGGCGCTGTGGGCGGCGCGCATCCACCCCGAGACACCGGGCGCGGCACTGTCGGGGCGCGCCGTCCGGCGCCTGCTGGCCGAGGTGCGCGCCGTGCTCGACAAAGCCCTGGCCGAGGGCGGCACGAGCTTTGACGCGCAGTACGTGAACGTCAACGGTGAAGCGGGCTACTTCGCGCATTCGCTCCATGCCTACGGTCGCACCGGTCAGCCGTGTCCGCGCTGCGGACGACCGATCGTGCGTGTCTCATTCACCAATCGATCGAGCCACTACTGCGCGCACTGCCAGCGCCGGTCCCGCGCGACTCCCAGCTGA